The Euwallacea fornicatus isolate EFF26 chromosome 3, ASM4011564v1, whole genome shotgun sequence genome has a segment encoding these proteins:
- the para gene encoding sodium channel protein para isoform X2: MSVASDSFSEEERSLFRPFTRESLATIEARIAEEHAKQKELEKKRAEGEPGFGRRKKKKEIRYEDEDEDEGPQPDQTLEQGLPLPARLQGSFPQELASTPLEDIDPFYSNQMTFVVVSKGKDIFRFSATNALWILDPFNPIRRVAIYILVHPLFSLFIITTILVNCILMIMPTTPTVESTEVIFTGIYTFESAVKVMARGFILQPFTYLRDAWNWLDFVVIALAYVTMGIDLGNLAALRTFRVLRALKTVAIVPGLKTIVGAVIESVKNLRDVIILTMFSLSVFALMGLQIYMGVLTQKCIKNFPTDGSWGNLTAENWEQFNQNKSNWYFDEDKGEIPLCGNSSGAGQCRPGYTCLQGYGDNPNYGYTNFDTFGWAFLSAFRLMTQDYWENLYQLVLRSAGPWHMLFFIVIIFLGSFYLVNLILAIVAMSYDELQKKAEEEEAAEEEAIREAEKAAIAKQNRADARAAAAEAARQDAAGRGGGGGGGGGAGSTDIVKSPSDFSCHSYELFVNQPKGQDDNNKEKMSIRSEGLDSVSEQRRIPTNFNKIRKVSAASLSLPGSPFNLRRGSRGSHQFTARNNRRMGAPPGERKPLVLSTYLDAQEHLPYADDSNAVTPMSEENGAMVVPMYYANLGSRHSSYTSHASRMSYTSHADLLGGFGSNGKQVLTKEFRLMHRSLRNGPAMNPNNFLEHSRRPKMGDYDGPTSQISETVKALDNPFIECMNQKQTIVDMKDVMVLNDIIEQAAGREMIDEQGVAYYFSATNEAQEEEDEPTLKEKLLENALKLIDMFCVWDCCYCWLQIQKYVSLVVFDPFVELFITLCIVVNTLFMALDHHNMDPDLEKALKSGNYFFTATFMIEATLKLIAMSPKYYFQEGWNIFDFIIVALSLLELGLEGVQGLSVLRSFRLLRVFKLAKSWPTLNLLISIMGRTMGALGNLTFVLCIIIFIFAVMGMQLFGKNYWDNVDRFPDHSMPRWNFTDFMHSFMIVFRVLCGEWIESMWDCMLVGDVSCIPFFLATVVIGNLVVLNLFLALLLSNFGSSSLSAPAGADNDTNKIAEAFDRIGRVINWIKSNCTHFAKLLRFKLTNQISDQPSDTRGGNLDIQDDDIIADGMIFKDKKSSKDKLEVTIGEGMEFTIHGDIIKQNIKRGKHMNNINNLAKTIGNSIFDHRDFIGHLDDDEISNKSYGSHKNRFKEDSHKGSADILEDQEEKRDASKEELGINEEMDEEECDCQEQLDEDLIMDGATEDIIQDEYSADCFPESCYKKFPFLAGDEDSPFWQGWGNLRYKTFQLIENKYFETAVITMILLSSLALALEDVHLSQRPILQDILYYMDRIFTVIFFFEMLIKWLALGFQKYFTNAWCWLDFVIVMVSLINFIASLCGAGGIQAFKTMRTLRALRPLRAMSRMQGMRVVVNALVQAIPSIFNVLLVCLIFWLIFAIMGVQLFAGKYHKCVDNNKTTLSWEIIPDFNACKAENYSWDNSPMNFDHVGKAYLCLFQVATFKGWIQIMNDAIDSRELLKQPIRETNIYMYLYFVFFIIFGSFFTLNLFIGVIIDNFNEQKKKIRGSLEMFMTEDQKKYYNAMKKMGSKKPMKAIPRPRWKPQAIVFEIVTNKKFDMIIMLFIGLNMLTMTMDHYQQKETFTKVLDYLNMIFIVIFTTECLMKCFALRYHYFTEPWNLFDLVVVILSILGLVLSDIIEKYFVSPTLLRVVRVAKVGRVLRLVKGAKGIRTLLFALAMSLPALFNICLLLFLVMFIFAIFGMSFFMHVKDKSGLDDVYNFKTFGQSMILLFQMSTSAGWDGVLDGIINEEDCKQPDNEIGETGNCGNSTIGIAFLLSYLVISFLIVINMYIAVILENYSQATEDVQEGLTDDDYDMYYEIWQQFDPDGTQYIRYDQLSDFLDVLEPPLQIHKPNKYKIVSMDIPICKGDLMYCVDILDALTKDFFARKGNAIDETAELSEVQPKPSEVGYEQVSSTLWRQREEYCARLIQNAWRKHKRLQGATDQSGDEDGELGEDGEGEEEHEARQTAVLVERNGHKVVIHSRTPSISSKSAEV, translated from the exons ATGTCCGTCGCCTCTGACTCGTTCTCTGAGGAAGAGCGCAGCTTATTCCGTCCATTCACGCGCGAATCATTGGCCACCATCGAAGCTCGCATTGCCGAAGAACATGCCAAACAGAAAGAGCTCGAAAAGAAGAGAGCTGAGGGGGAA CCGGGTTTCGGACgcaggaaaaagaaaaaagaa ATTCGGTATGAAGACGAGGACGAAGATGAAGGACCCCAGCCGGATCAAACCCTAGAGCAAGGGCTGCCCCTACCGGCACGGCTCCAGGGTAGTTTTCCACAAGAACTTGCAAGCACTCCTCTTGAGGACATCGATCCTTTTTATAGCAACCAAATG ACATTCGTAGTAGTTAGCAAAGGAAAGGATATATTTCGATTTAGCGCAACAAATGCTCTCTGGATACTGGATCCTTTTAACCCAATCCGTCGAGTTGCCATTTACATCCTAGTTCATcctttattttcactttttataaTTACAACTATTTTAGTCAATTGCATACTCATGATCATGCCAACTACTCCAACGGTAGAATCAACAGA aGTGATATTCACGGGTATCTATACTTTCGAATCAGCTGTGAAGGTGATGGCAAGAGGATTTATTCTTCAACCGTTCACCTACCTTAGAGATGCATGGAACTGGCTCGACTTCGTAGTCATAGCTTTAGC TTACGTCACCATGGGTATTGACCTAGGAAATCTAGCTGCCTTAAGAACATTTAGGGTACTTCGAGCCCTAAAAACTGTTGCCATTGTGCCCG GTTTGAAGACCATTGTAGGTGCCGTGATAGAATCTGTAAAAAATCTGCGTGATGTGATaattttaaccatgttttCCCTTTCTGTTTTCGCTCTTATGGGTTTACAAATTTATATGGGTGTGCTGACCCAAAAATGTATAAAGAATTTTCCTACCGACGGTTCTTGGGGTAACCTTACTGCAGAGAATTGGGAGCAGTTCAACCAAAATAAAT CTAACTGGTATTTCGATGAAGACAAAGGAGAAATACCCCTTTGCGGTAACTCGTCGGGTGCTGGGCAATGCAGACCGGGTTACACTTGCTTGCAAGGTTATGGCGATAATCCAAATTATGGTTACACAAATTTCGACACCTTCGGGTGGGCTTTTCTATCTGCCTTTAGGTTAATGACACAAGACTACTGGGAAAATTTATATCAATTG GTTCTCAGATCCGCTGGTCCTTGGCACATGCTATTTTTTAtcgtaataatatttttgggatCATTTTATTTAGTGAATCTAATCTTAGCTATAGTAGCGATGTCCTACGATGAATTGCAAAAGAAAGCTGAGGAAGAAGAGGCAGCCGAAGAGGAAGCAATAAGA GAGGCAGAAAAGGCGGCAATAGCAAAACAAAACCGGGCGGATGCAAGAGCTGCGGCAGCAGAAGCCGCGAGGCAAGACGCCGCAGGACGTGgaggtggtggtggtggtggtggtggtgccGGCAGTACTGACATCGTTAAGTCGCCGTCGGATTTCTCTTGTCACAGTTACGAGCTGTTCGTTAATCAACCAAAAGGGCAAGATGACAATAACAAGGAAAAAATGAGCATCAGATCGGAAGGATTAGATTCTGTGAGTGAGCAGAGAAGAATACCCACtaatttcaacaagattcgGAAAGTCAGCGCT GCAAGTCTGAGTCTGCCGGGGTCTCCCTTCAATCTGCGCAGAGGATCTAGAGGATCCCACCAGTTTACTGCGCGAAACAACCGACGAATGGGAGCGCCCCCTGGCGAACGAAAACCGTTAGTGCTTTCCACCTATCTTGATGCGCAGGAACATCTACCATACGCAGACGATTCCAATGCTGTTACACCTATGAGTGAAGAGAATGGGGCTATGGTGGTTCCCATGTATTACGCTAATCTAG GTTCGCGTCATTCATCTTACACATCACACGCTTCACGGATGTCCTACACTTCACACGCAGATCTTTTGGGAGGATTTGGTAGTAACGGCAAACAAGTTCTAACGAAAGAGTTTCGATTGATGCACCGATCTTTGAGGAATGGACCAGCGATGAAcccaaataattttctggAACATTCTCGAAGACCAAAAATGGGGGATTAT GATGGACCAACTAGCCAAATAAGTGAAACAGTGAAGGCCCTTGACAATCCTTTTATCGAATGCATGAATCAAAAGCAAACTATTGTTGATATGAAAG ATGTTATGGTTTTGAATGATATCATCGAACAGGCGGCCGGGAGGGAGATGATAGATGAGCAGGGAG TGGCTTATTATTTCTCAGCAACTAATGAGGCACAGGAGGAGGAAGACGAGCCCACCTTGAAGGAAAAGCTGCTGGAAAATGCCTTAAAACTTATCGACATGTTCTGTGTATGGGACTGCTGTTATTGCTGGTTACAGATTCAGAAATATGTTAGCTTAGTGGTATTCGACCCTTTTGTTGAACTCTTCATTACACTTTGCATAGTTGTAAACACGTTGTTTATGGCTCTGGACCACCACAACATGGATCCTGATCTGGAGAAGGCGCTGAAAAGCGGCAATTAT TTCTTTACAGCAACCTTCATGATTGAGGCTACACTGAAACTCATAGCGATGAGTCCGAAGTATTACTTCCAGGAAGGATGGAACATCTTCGACTTCATCATCGTAGCTTTATCTTTACTAGAATTAGGGCTGGAAGGAGTTCAAGGACTTTCAGTATTACGTTCCTTTAGATTG CTTAGGGTATTCAAATTAGCTAAATCATGGCCGACACTAAACTTGCTGATATCTATAATGGGCAGAACTATGGGTGCCTTGGGTAATCTGACTTTTGTGTTATGTATTATCATATTTATATTCGCCGTGATGGGTATGCAACTGTTTGGAAAGAACTATTGGG ATAATGTGGATCGTTTCCCTGACCACTCGATGCCTAGATGGAATTTCACAGATTTCATGCACTCATTCATGATAGTGTTCAGAGTATTATGCGGTGAATGGATTGAGTCCATGTGGGATTGCATGCTTGTTGGGGATGTTTCCTGCATCCCATTCTTCTTAGCCACGGTAGTCATTGGAAATCTTGTG GTACTCAACCTCTTCTTGGCCTTGCTCTTGAGCAATTTCGGTTCATCAAGTCTCTCAGCACCTGCAGGCGCAGACAACGATACCAATAAAATTGCTGAAGCTTTCGATAGAATAGGCAGAGTTATAAATTGGATTAAATCCAACTGTACGCACTTCGCGAAACTGTTGAGATTTAAGCTCACCAACCAGATATCCGATCAGCCGTCAG ACACCAGAGGAGGAAACCTCGACATCCAAGACGACGACATTATAGCAGATGGCATGATATTCAAAGACAAGAAATCTTCCAAAGATAAACTAGAAGTTACCATAGGAGAGGGCATGGAGTTTACGATTCACGGAGATATCatcaaacaaaatattaaaagggGCAAACATATGAACAATATTAACAACCTGGCAAAAACAATTGGGAATTCAATTTTCGACCACAGAGACTTTATTGGACACTTGGACGATGACGAGATTAGCAATAAGTCTTATGGCAGCCATAAAAACAGGTTCAAAGAAGATAGTCACAAAGGAAGTGCCGATATATTGGAGGATCAGGAGGAGAAGAGGGACGCCAGTAAAGAGGAGTTAGGAATTAATGAag AAATGGATGAAGAAGAATGTGACTGCCAAGAACAACTGGATGAAGATTTAATAATGGACGGGGCCACCGAGGACATAATCCAAGATGAATACTCAGCAGACTGTTTTCCTGAAAGCTGTTACAAGAAGTTCCCATTCCTAGCCGGCGATGAGGATTCTCCTTTTTGGCAAGGCTGGGGCAACCTACGATACAAAACGTTCCAActtattgaaaacaaatatttcgaaaCTGCTGTGATCACCATGATTCTCCTAAGTAGTCTCGCTTTGGCTCTGGAGGACGTCCACTTATCCCAGAGACCAATCCTGCAAGACATCCTCTATTACATGGACAGAATATTCACTGTCATCTTCTTCTTTGAAATGTTGATCAAGTGGCTTGCCTTAGGTTTCCAGAAATATTTCACTAACGCTTGGTGTTGGCTCGATTTCGTCATAGTGATGGTCTCACTTATTAACTTCATTGCTTCCTTATGCGGAGCCGGAGGCATTCAAGCTTTCAAAACTATGAGAACTCTCAGAGCTTTGAGGCCCTTGAGGGCCATGTCGAGGATGCAGGGCATGAGG GTGGTAGTAAACGCCCTAGTTCAAGCCATACCTTCCATCTTCAACGTATTGCTTGTATGCTTGATATTTTGGCTAATATTCGCGATCATGGGGGTACAGCTATTCGCAGGAAAATACCATAAG TGTGTTGACAACAACAAAACCACCTTAAGTTGGGAAATTATTCCGGATTTCAACGCTTGCAAAGCTGAAAACTATAGCTGGGACAATTCGCCCATGAATTTTGACCACGTGGGCAAAGCCTATCTATGCTTGTTCCAAGTGGCTACTTTCAAAGGGTGGATTCAGATTATGAATGACGCGATTGATTCTCGAGAG ttattaaaaCAACCAATAAGGGAGACCAACATCTACATGTACCTCTACTTCGTGTTCTTCATCATTTTTGGATCGTTCTTCACTCTTAACCTGTTTATAGGAGTAATTATCGACAACTTCAATGAACAGAAAAAGAagataa GAGGATCTCTGGAGATGTTCATGACTGAAGACCAGAAGAAATACTACAATGCAATGAAGAAGATGGGATCTAAGAAGCCAATGAAAGCAATCCCGAGACCACGG TGGAAACCGCAAGCAATAGTGTTTGAAATAGTGACAAATAAGAAGTTTGACATGATAATCATGTTGTTTATAGGACTAAATATGTTAACAATGACAATGGATCATTACcaacaaaaagaaacatttacCAAAGTGTTGGACTATCTGAACATGATCTTCATAGTTATATTTACTACAGAGTGCCTCATGAAATGTTTCGCTTTGCGTTATCACTATTTTACCGAGCCTTGGAACTTGTTCGATCTAGTAGttgtaattttatcaattcTCGGACTAGTGCTCAGTGACATTATCGAAAAATACTTCGTGTCACCAACGCTGCTTAGGGTGGTAAGAGTGGCGAAAGTCGGTCGAGTACTTCGATTAGTCAAAGGAGCTAAAGGAATCCGCACCCTGCTGTTCGCACTCGCCATGTCGTTACCTGCGCTATTCAACATCTGTTTGCTGCTTTTCCTGGTTATGTTCATCTTTGCCATCTTCGGCATGTCGTTCTTTATGCACGTCAAGGATAAGAGTGGACTCGATGATGTCTATAATTTCAAGACTTTCGGACAATCCATGATCTTACTTTTTCAG ATGTCCACATCTGCAGGTTGGGATGGGGTCCTAGATGGTATAATCAACGAAGAAGACTGTAAGCAGCCTGACAACGAGATCGGCGAAACTGGCAACTGCGGCAACTCGACCATAGGAATAGCGTTCCTCTTGAGCTACTTGGTGATATCCTTCTTGATAGTAATCAACATGTATATCGCCGTGATCTTGGAAAATTATTCTCAAGCCACCGAGGATGTCCAGGAAGGATTGACCGACGACGACTACGATATGTATTATGAAATCTGGCAGCAGTTCGATCCAGACGGGACGCAATATATCCGCTACGATCAGTTATCAGATTTTCTGGATGTGTTGGAGCCGCCATTGCAGATCCACAAGccaaataaatacaaaatagtGTCCATGGATATTCCCATCTGCAAAGGCGACCTGATGTATTGTGTGGATATTCTGGACGCCTTGACCAAGGACTTCTTTGCTAGGAAAGGAAATGCGATTGATGAGACTGCCGAGTTGAGCGAGGTGCAACCAAAGCCAAGCGAGGTTGGGTACGAACAAGTTAGTTCCACTTTGTGGAGACAGCGGGAGGAGTATTGCGCCAGGCTGATTCAGAACGCTTGGAGGAAGCATAAAAGACTTCAAGGAGCTACCGATCAGTCCGGAGACGAAGACGGTGAACTTGGGGAAGATGGGGAAGGTGAAGAGGAACACGAGGCACGCCAAACGGCAGTTTTAGTGGAACGAAATGGACATAAAGTGGTAATTCATAGTCGGACACCAAGTATAAGCTCAAAATCGGCAGAAGTGTGA